A genomic segment from Chitinophaga niabensis encodes:
- the rplU gene encoding 50S ribosomal protein L21, with amino-acid sequence MFAVVTIAGQQFKVAKDQEIFVQQLTGNIGDKVEFAEVLLTDNDGKITVGTDVKSVVKAEILAHVQGDKVIAFKMKRRKGFRKKVGHRTHFTRIKINEIA; translated from the coding sequence ATGTTCGCAGTTGTAACAATCGCAGGTCAGCAATTCAAGGTAGCTAAGGATCAAGAGATCTTTGTACAGCAATTGACTGGTAATATCGGAGATAAAGTAGAATTCGCAGAAGTTCTGCTGACCGACAACGACGGCAAGATAACCGTTGGCACTGATGTAAAATCAGTAGTAAAAGCAGAGATCCTGGCTCACGTTCAAGGTGATAAAGTGATCGCTTTCAAAATGAAGAGAAGAAAAGGCTTCAGAAAGAAAGTGGGTCACCGTACTCATTTTACCCGTATCAAGATCAACGAAATTGCTTAA
- a CDS encoding PrsW family intramembrane metalloprotease: MILHILAIAVAPGVAISLLIYFLDSRDREPARLLIRAFLLGVLSVSFPLAVQIFAASRGWTASMPGLLNTAIYAFGVVGLSEELGKFLVLRFYAYPKAEFDEPFDGIVYSVMIGMGFATAENITYVAQYGIGTGLVRMFTSVPAHAAFAVLMGYYTGLAKFIPQHRGTLLITGLFWAVLFHGAYDFFLFIGDSVYLMLASLLCFYIAVRLSIRAIKHQREISRRWNKEP, translated from the coding sequence ATGATCTTACACATTCTGGCCATCGCAGTAGCACCTGGTGTTGCTATTTCCCTGCTTATCTATTTCCTGGATAGTCGCGACCGTGAACCGGCGCGGTTATTGATCCGCGCTTTCCTTTTGGGTGTACTGAGTGTATCTTTCCCGCTGGCGGTCCAGATATTCGCAGCCTCCCGGGGCTGGACTGCTTCCATGCCTGGATTGCTCAATACCGCTATATATGCATTTGGTGTTGTAGGCCTGAGTGAAGAACTGGGTAAATTCCTTGTATTACGTTTCTATGCTTATCCCAAAGCCGAATTTGATGAACCTTTTGACGGGATTGTTTATTCCGTAATGATAGGGATGGGATTTGCCACAGCAGAAAATATCACCTATGTAGCGCAATATGGTATAGGAACAGGGTTGGTGCGCATGTTCACTTCCGTACCTGCACACGCAGCCTTTGCTGTTTTAATGGGATATTATACCGGCCTGGCTAAATTCATTCCGCAACATCGCGGAACTTTGTTAATCACGGGACTTTTCTGGGCTGTATTGTTTCACGGGGCCTATGATTTCTTCCTCTTTATAGGAGATAGTGTTTACCTGATGCTGGCTTCCCTCCTATGCTTCTATATAGCCGTACGTTTGTCTATCCGGGCTATAAAACACCAAAGGGAAATATCACGGCGCTGGAATAAGGAACCTTAA
- a CDS encoding GH3 auxin-responsive promoter family protein, whose product MKFKSLLAKPFASIIANKVKKEMQRAVEDQESIWQELIKTGRKTEFGKDHQFENIQSYEAYKQAVPVRDYEQFKPYIEKIKEGKHNILWKGQPIYFAKTSGTTSGVKYIPITKESVDHHFNTSRNAVFCNVVETGDTSVFDGKLIFLSGSPELERVGGIPTGRLSGIANHQIPRYLRTNQLPTYETNCIEDWETKLGKIVEETINADMRLISGIPPWMQMYFDRLMAQSGKTVGELFPNFKLLVHGGVNFEPYRAKLMDSVGRKVTTIETFPASEGFFAFQDSQEQEGLLLNTNAGIFFEFIPAAEIFNENPARIPLKEVKTGVNYAMIVSTNAGLWAYNIGDTVKFLSTNPYRIVVTGRTKHFISAFGEHVIGEEVEQSLMGVADTSGVRITEFTVAPRIQVNGELPYHEWFVEFEQIPDNLEAFALQVDRQLRNKNIYYEDLLTGNILQPLKIRPVRKNGFIDYMKSIGKLGGQNKVPRLSNDRRIADELGNYLAGR is encoded by the coding sequence ATGAAGTTTAAATCACTGCTGGCCAAACCATTTGCTTCCATTATCGCAAATAAGGTAAAGAAGGAAATGCAAAGGGCGGTGGAAGATCAGGAATCAATCTGGCAAGAACTGATAAAAACCGGCAGGAAAACGGAATTTGGCAAAGATCACCAGTTTGAGAATATACAATCCTACGAGGCCTATAAGCAGGCTGTTCCCGTTAGGGATTATGAACAATTCAAACCTTATATTGAGAAGATAAAGGAAGGAAAGCATAATATATTATGGAAAGGGCAGCCGATCTACTTTGCCAAAACCTCAGGAACTACCAGCGGGGTTAAGTATATCCCCATCACAAAGGAATCAGTAGACCACCATTTTAATACTTCCCGCAATGCGGTTTTTTGTAATGTGGTGGAAACCGGCGATACCAGTGTGTTCGATGGGAAACTTATTTTCCTTTCCGGCTCTCCTGAACTGGAACGTGTGGGTGGGATCCCCACAGGCAGGTTGAGCGGTATTGCCAATCACCAGATCCCCCGTTATCTCCGCACCAACCAGTTACCCACCTACGAAACCAATTGTATTGAAGATTGGGAAACAAAGCTGGGCAAGATCGTGGAGGAAACCATTAATGCCGATATGCGCCTGATCAGTGGGATTCCACCGTGGATGCAGATGTATTTCGACAGATTGATGGCACAGAGCGGCAAAACAGTGGGGGAACTGTTCCCGAATTTCAAATTACTGGTGCACGGTGGTGTGAACTTTGAGCCATACAGGGCTAAACTCATGGATTCTGTGGGCCGGAAAGTGACCACCATTGAAACTTTCCCCGCTTCTGAAGGTTTCTTTGCCTTCCAGGACTCGCAGGAACAGGAAGGATTGCTCCTGAACACCAATGCCGGTATCTTTTTCGAATTTATACCCGCAGCCGAAATATTTAATGAGAACCCTGCCCGTATTCCGCTGAAAGAAGTGAAAACTGGTGTGAACTATGCCATGATAGTGAGTACCAATGCAGGTTTATGGGCTTATAACATAGGAGATACCGTTAAGTTCCTGTCCACCAACCCTTACCGGATAGTGGTAACCGGCCGTACGAAACATTTTATTTCCGCATTCGGGGAACATGTGATCGGAGAGGAGGTAGAACAAAGTCTGATGGGGGTTGCCGATACCAGCGGCGTGCGGATCACCGAATTTACGGTAGCCCCGCGCATCCAGGTAAATGGGGAATTGCCCTACCATGAATGGTTTGTGGAGTTTGAGCAGATCCCGGATAACCTGGAAGCATTTGCACTCCAGGTAGACCGGCAATTGCGGAACAAGAACATTTATTACGAAGATTTGTTAACCGGTAATATATTACAACCTTTAAAGATCAGGCCCGTACGCAAAAATGGGTTTATTGACTACATGAAATCCATCGGTAAGCTGGGAGGGCAGAATAAAGTGCCCCGGCTCAGTAACGACAGGCGAATTGCTGACGAACTGGGCAACTACCTGGCAGGACGCTAA
- the rpmA gene encoding 50S ribosomal protein L27, with the protein MAHKKGEGSVKNGRDSHSKRLGVKIFGGQVAVAGNIIIRQRGTVYHAGSNVGIGKDFTIYALTDGLVEFRKGQKDRTYVSVKSFDTTAQAEA; encoded by the coding sequence ATGGCACATAAAAAAGGTGAAGGTAGTGTTAAGAACGGTCGTGATTCCCACAGCAAAAGGCTGGGAGTTAAAATCTTCGGTGGCCAGGTGGCGGTAGCAGGTAATATTATTATCCGTCAAAGAGGCACAGTTTATCATGCAGGTTCTAACGTAGGTATTGGTAAGGATTTTACCATCTACGCTCTTACAGATGGTCTGGTGGAATTTAGAAAAGGTCAGAAAGACAGAACCTACGTTTCCGTAAAGTCATTTGATACCACTGCACAGGCGGAAGCTTAA
- a CDS encoding 1-deoxy-D-xylulose-5-phosphate reductoisomerase yields the protein MSKKRIAIFGSTGSIGRQALEVIAAHPDKFEVEVLTAQQNAELLIEQALQFSPNAVVIGDESKYAAVKEVLFDKGIKVFAGPAAMVEVAAWDSIDFMLAAIMGFAGLAPTLSALEQGTPIGLANKETLVVAGDIVIATARKKNVPIIPVDSEHSAIFQCLQGEPLAKVEKVILTASGGPFLGKKTNFLFNVKKDHALQHPNWSMGAKISIDSATLMNKGLEMIEAKWLFGLAADQIEVIVHPQSIIHSMVQFADGSMKAQMGLPDMKLPIQYALGYPDRLSNDFPRFSFKNYPSLTFEQPDTKTFRNLAIATEVLKKGGNAACIMNAANEEVVNAFLKNRIGFLQMTEVIEETLVKIPFVEKPSLQHYYQADAAAREHAAELIHSLT from the coding sequence ATGAGTAAAAAACGTATTGCAATATTTGGTTCAACCGGGTCTATTGGTCGCCAGGCTTTAGAAGTGATTGCGGCGCATCCGGATAAGTTTGAGGTGGAAGTATTAACTGCTCAGCAGAATGCTGAACTCCTGATAGAACAGGCTTTGCAGTTTTCTCCCAATGCCGTTGTGATCGGTGATGAGAGCAAATATGCTGCTGTTAAAGAAGTGCTCTTTGATAAAGGGATCAAAGTGTTCGCAGGCCCTGCGGCCATGGTGGAAGTGGCTGCCTGGGATTCCATAGATTTTATGCTGGCGGCCATTATGGGCTTTGCCGGTCTGGCTCCTACCTTGTCTGCCCTGGAACAGGGAACACCTATTGGTTTAGCCAATAAGGAAACACTGGTGGTAGCCGGAGATATTGTGATAGCCACGGCCCGTAAGAAGAATGTACCCATTATCCCCGTTGATTCTGAGCATTCTGCCATCTTCCAGTGTTTACAGGGAGAACCTTTGGCTAAAGTGGAGAAAGTGATCCTCACCGCTTCAGGTGGGCCTTTCCTGGGAAAAAAGACCAACTTCCTTTTTAATGTTAAGAAAGACCATGCCCTGCAGCATCCAAACTGGAGCATGGGGGCAAAGATCAGCATAGATTCTGCCACCCTGATGAATAAGGGCCTGGAAATGATCGAAGCCAAATGGCTGTTTGGCCTTGCCGCTGATCAGATTGAAGTGATCGTACATCCGCAATCCATCATTCATTCCATGGTGCAATTCGCAGATGGCTCCATGAAAGCACAGATGGGCCTGCCGGACATGAAATTACCCATTCAGTATGCCCTGGGATATCCTGACCGTTTGTCCAATGATTTCCCCCGGTTTTCTTTTAAGAATTACCCCTCACTTACTTTTGAGCAACCAGATACCAAAACTTTCCGTAACCTTGCTATTGCCACAGAGGTATTGAAAAAAGGTGGAAATGCCGCCTGTATCATGAACGCAGCCAACGAAGAGGTAGTGAACGCTTTTTTAAAGAACCGCATAGGCTTCCTGCAAATGACGGAGGTGATCGAGGAAACGCTGGTAAAGATTCCTTTTGTTGAAAAGCCATCCTTACAGCATTATTATCAGGCTGATGCAGCTGCCCGCGAGCATGCCGCAGAGTTAATCCATAGCCTGACCTGA
- a CDS encoding TonB-dependent receptor, translating to MRIQLKNLIAIFFAIVCSLPVLAGVEPLSAIKGKVVTNDGSPAAYVTVQLKEKNRGGMTNEKGEFVFRKLNAGRYTVQVYLIGYKKVEKEVELKDDEIVSVNIQLEATHAELQEVVVNGERNKYKVDKVSGSLRLQTPILEVPQNIQVVSSTVLADQQVFDVVDGITRNVSGATRTGHWDNQYANIRMRGSKIPAFRNGMNIEQSWGPTAEDASMIERIEFVKGPAGFMLAAGEPGGFYNVVTKKPTGMTRSSVNLSMGSFSTYRAALDFDGKLSKDGKLLYRLNLAGQQKDFFTKYNYNNRYVIAPVLKYLFDEKTSVTLEYTYQASKYLGNGNYTFSRKKLLDEDIKNDFFYQDPSLEPSTLKDHSAYLYFDHEFNDKWKAHAQVAYFNFAMEGSSMWLSSIELNGDMKRYVSQGDEAGENRFGQFSVSGEEYTGSVRHRILAGVDMGNKKFWGDFRTLKNDIRLAGGEIFNVYNPKYGIPFDSMPKLDRSRSVRQRAANSAYISSVNYASAYVQDELGFFNNTLRLSLAGRFTHATMTGRDRATDKVDDVFSPRVGLSYSIDKNTSTYALYDQSFVPVTGVDSSGNAFDPVKGNDIEFGIKRDWFNGRLSTSATVYQIKRVNDKVNTGLFDSRGQAVMIQLGETTTKGIEIDINGEITPGLNVTVNYALTDSKISRESPTIVDETKKTVGNITPNTAKHITNAWLNYRLINGKLKGFGVSGGIQWQAERAVGTTKTANIPNYFRVDGGLNYQLGKYNVGFVVNNLLDDRKLLTQATLAANAAGYYTYIVEARRNFRISIGYRF from the coding sequence ATGCGTATTCAACTTAAAAATCTGATAGCCATTTTCTTCGCTATCGTTTGCTCCCTGCCTGTTTTGGCTGGTGTAGAACCTCTTTCCGCTATTAAGGGAAAGGTGGTTACCAACGACGGGTCGCCCGCAGCCTATGTAACTGTACAATTAAAAGAGAAGAACAGGGGAGGAATGACCAACGAAAAAGGCGAATTTGTATTCAGGAAACTGAATGCGGGCCGCTACACCGTACAGGTTTACCTGATCGGTTACAAAAAAGTTGAGAAAGAAGTAGAACTGAAAGATGATGAGATCGTAAGCGTAAACATTCAGCTGGAAGCCACCCATGCAGAATTGCAGGAAGTTGTGGTGAATGGAGAAAGGAATAAATATAAAGTAGACAAAGTATCCGGCTCCCTGCGTTTACAAACACCTATCCTGGAAGTTCCTCAGAACATACAGGTAGTATCATCTACAGTACTGGCCGATCAGCAGGTGTTTGATGTGGTAGACGGAATTACCCGCAACGTAAGTGGTGCTACCCGTACCGGGCACTGGGATAATCAATATGCTAATATTCGTATGCGCGGCTCCAAAATTCCCGCTTTCCGTAATGGTATGAACATCGAACAAAGCTGGGGGCCAACTGCGGAAGACGCTTCCATGATCGAACGTATCGAGTTCGTAAAAGGTCCTGCAGGCTTCATGCTGGCTGCCGGCGAACCAGGTGGTTTCTATAACGTAGTGACCAAAAAGCCTACCGGCATGACCCGCAGTTCCGTAAACCTGAGCATGGGTAGCTTCAGCACTTACCGTGCTGCACTGGACTTTGACGGTAAGCTCAGCAAAGACGGTAAATTGCTTTACAGGCTCAACCTGGCCGGTCAGCAAAAAGACTTCTTCACCAAATACAACTACAACAACCGTTATGTAATTGCTCCGGTATTGAAATACCTGTTTGACGAGAAAACATCGGTTACACTGGAATATACCTACCAGGCATCTAAGTACCTCGGTAATGGTAATTATACTTTCTCACGCAAAAAGCTGCTGGATGAAGATATCAAGAACGACTTCTTCTACCAGGACCCTTCCCTGGAGCCCAGCACCCTGAAGGATCACAGTGCATACCTGTATTTTGATCATGAGTTTAACGATAAATGGAAAGCGCATGCGCAGGTGGCATACTTCAATTTTGCGATGGAGGGTAGCAGCATGTGGTTGTCCAGCATTGAACTGAATGGTGATATGAAGCGTTATGTGAGCCAGGGCGATGAGGCTGGCGAAAACAGGTTCGGCCAGTTCTCTGTTAGTGGGGAAGAATATACAGGTAGCGTACGCCATCGTATCCTTGCTGGTGTGGACATGGGTAACAAGAAGTTCTGGGGCGATTTCCGTACACTGAAGAACGATATCAGACTGGCTGGTGGTGAGATCTTTAATGTCTACAATCCCAAGTATGGCATTCCTTTTGATTCCATGCCCAAACTGGACCGTAGCAGAAGTGTAAGGCAACGTGCAGCCAACTCAGCTTACATCAGCTCTGTAAACTATGCTTCTGCATATGTTCAGGATGAACTGGGCTTCTTTAATAATACCCTTCGTCTGTCGCTGGCGGGCCGTTTTACACATGCCACCATGACTGGCCGCGACCGGGCTACGGATAAAGTAGACGATGTTTTCTCACCCCGTGTAGGTTTAAGCTATTCTATCGATAAGAACACCAGCACCTATGCGCTGTACGATCAGTCATTTGTACCTGTTACCGGTGTAGACTCTTCAGGCAACGCATTTGATCCTGTGAAAGGTAACGACATAGAGTTTGGTATTAAAAGAGATTGGTTCAACGGCCGCCTGAGCACCTCTGCTACCGTTTACCAGATCAAAAGGGTGAACGACAAGGTGAACACCGGCCTGTTCGACAGCCGGGGCCAGGCTGTGATGATCCAGTTAGGGGAAACTACCACTAAAGGTATCGAGATTGATATCAATGGCGAGATCACTCCTGGTTTGAATGTAACTGTGAACTATGCGCTCACGGACTCTAAGATCTCCAGGGAGTCACCTACCATTGTTGACGAAACTAAAAAGACTGTTGGGAATATTACACCCAACACTGCCAAACACATCACCAACGCATGGCTGAACTACCGCCTGATCAATGGTAAGCTGAAAGGTTTTGGTGTATCAGGAGGTATTCAGTGGCAGGCCGAACGTGCAGTAGGTACTACCAAAACAGCTAACATTCCCAATTACTTCAGGGTAGATGGCGGTCTGAACTATCAGCTGGGTAAATACAATGTTGGGTTTGTTGTGAATAACCTGCTGGACGACCGCAAACTGCTTACACAGGCAACACTGGCTGCAAACGCCGCCGGTTATTATACTTACATCGTAGAAGCGCGCCGGAATTTCCGGATAAGCATCGGCTACCGTTTCTAG
- a CDS encoding PorP/SprF family type IX secretion system membrane protein, whose protein sequence is MKKSLRKLFVVGMFCSCAFAQQVAAQQQPVFAQYLFNGMVVNPAYPSMDEFSSATVVARNQWVGMEGAPKTAAFSFYTPINASNTSIGFMAMKDQITIYSQTGFRFNISQKVKMNEKLFLSLGLNGGMEQFSDDNTHLGTDDPVFATNQKYWKSDVGFGMILFSEKFFVGIGAPVFKSFNLGSPANKVAFKRHLYLQAGIIKDVSKDIKFRPGLLLRQVTGAGLQLDVSAVFLIKDIVWAGATWRTEKTASAMVQVQILKNFMLGYSYDFASATHLKGMQSGSHDLMLNYRFSFKKGKTLTPRFF, encoded by the coding sequence ATGAAAAAGAGCCTCAGAAAGCTGTTCGTAGTCGGGATGTTTTGCAGTTGCGCTTTTGCTCAACAGGTAGCCGCACAGCAGCAACCCGTATTTGCCCAATACCTCTTCAATGGTATGGTTGTAAACCCCGCTTATCCGTCTATGGACGAATTCAGCAGCGCAACCGTTGTTGCCCGTAATCAGTGGGTAGGAATGGAAGGTGCCCCCAAAACAGCTGCATTTTCTTTTTATACGCCCATCAATGCTTCTAATACAAGTATTGGTTTTATGGCTATGAAAGATCAGATCACCATCTATTCACAAACGGGTTTCCGTTTCAATATTTCCCAGAAAGTGAAAATGAATGAGAAGTTATTCCTGTCGCTGGGATTGAATGGAGGGATGGAGCAATTCTCTGACGACAATACACACCTGGGAACAGATGATCCCGTATTTGCCACTAACCAGAAATACTGGAAGTCTGACGTGGGCTTCGGAATGATATTATTCTCAGAGAAATTCTTTGTTGGAATAGGCGCCCCGGTCTTTAAAAGTTTCAACCTGGGAAGTCCTGCCAATAAAGTAGCGTTCAAAAGACATTTGTATTTGCAGGCTGGCATTATAAAAGATGTAAGTAAGGATATTAAATTCAGGCCGGGACTTTTATTAAGACAAGTTACAGGAGCAGGGCTGCAGCTGGATGTAAGTGCGGTATTCCTCATTAAGGATATTGTTTGGGCAGGAGCTACCTGGCGTACAGAAAAAACGGCCAGTGCAATGGTACAGGTACAGATACTGAAGAATTTCATGCTGGGTTATTCATATGATTTTGCATCTGCCACACATCTCAAAGGAATGCAGTCCGGTTCTCACGATCTGATGCTGAATTATCGCTTTTCCTTTAAGAAAGGGAAGACCCTCACCCCACGTTTCTTTTAG
- a CDS encoding DUF4345 domain-containing protein, translating to MVSVLIIIPVALAYGLCPQKTLPLLFDFNADAINLASIFRAMMGLYLGMSLIWIAGIIKSRFWVTATITNIAFMGGLALGRLVSMAIDGVPGIYFLIGFIVELCLAVWGLINLKKYGT from the coding sequence ATGGTATCCGTACTTATTATCATTCCCGTTGCACTGGCCTATGGTTTATGCCCGCAAAAGACCCTGCCTTTGCTGTTTGATTTTAATGCAGACGCTATCAACCTGGCAAGTATTTTCAGGGCCATGATGGGTTTATACCTGGGCATGTCGCTGATCTGGATTGCGGGCATTATTAAATCCAGGTTCTGGGTCACCGCAACTATTACCAATATTGCCTTTATGGGAGGCCTTGCGCTGGGGAGGTTAGTAAGCATGGCTATAGACGGAGTACCTGGTATTTATTTTTTGATTGGATTTATAGTAGAGTTGTGTCTTGCTGTATGGGGTTTGATAAACTTAAAGAAGTATGGAACTTAA
- the rseP gene encoding RIP metalloprotease RseP has product MTTQEIFVKAGQLILSLSILVVLHELGHFIPAKLFKTKVEKFYLFFDPWFSLFKFRKGDTEYGVGWLPLGGYVKISGMIDESMDKEQMNKPPQPWEFRSKPAWQRLIIMIGGVTVNLILGFLIFTMLLWYYGEQYLPNTAVKYGIVTDSLTRSIGLKDGDKILTVANKPVENFEGLAGEMILREAQSIEVERDGQKMEIKLPEGFVRQLIKRKGQFAEPRILAVFDTVYKEREGYKAGFRQGDKVLKFNDTAISYFHEYYKALRRDTGKVATITVLRGADTIPITAKIPAEGFGMNVRLSKQFDIVTKHYTFGQAIPAGFNRAVSTLVKYVQQLRLIFVSKEVKVTESLGGFMSIGNLFPSEWDWQSFWTFTALLSIILAFMNILPIPALDGGHVVFLTYEMITGRKPSEKFMEYAQIVGMVILFSLLLFANGLDVWRWITSKF; this is encoded by the coding sequence ATGACAACACAGGAAATATTTGTAAAAGCAGGACAGTTGATCTTGTCGCTGTCGATTTTGGTGGTCCTGCATGAATTAGGGCATTTTATCCCGGCCAAGTTATTTAAGACCAAAGTAGAGAAGTTCTACCTGTTCTTCGATCCCTGGTTCTCTCTTTTTAAATTCAGGAAAGGTGATACCGAATATGGTGTGGGCTGGTTACCCCTGGGTGGTTATGTGAAGATCTCCGGGATGATAGACGAGAGTATGGACAAGGAGCAGATGAACAAACCTCCCCAGCCCTGGGAATTCCGTTCCAAACCAGCCTGGCAAAGGCTGATCATCATGATCGGCGGAGTAACCGTGAACCTGATCCTCGGATTCCTCATTTTTACCATGCTGCTTTGGTACTATGGAGAGCAATACCTACCTAATACCGCTGTAAAATATGGTATTGTAACAGATTCCCTGACAAGGAGCATCGGTCTGAAAGATGGAGATAAGATTCTTACAGTAGCCAATAAACCTGTTGAAAACTTTGAAGGCCTTGCAGGTGAAATGATCCTGAGAGAAGCGCAAAGCATAGAAGTAGAAAGGGATGGGCAAAAGATGGAGATCAAACTGCCGGAAGGTTTTGTAAGGCAATTGATCAAGCGGAAAGGACAGTTTGCAGAACCCCGTATCCTGGCTGTTTTTGATACCGTGTACAAAGAAAGGGAAGGTTATAAAGCAGGCTTCCGCCAGGGAGACAAGGTGTTAAAGTTTAATGATACGGCTATCAGCTATTTCCATGAGTATTACAAAGCCTTACGCAGGGATACCGGCAAAGTAGCCACTATTACCGTATTAAGGGGAGCAGATACTATTCCGATCACGGCTAAGATACCTGCTGAAGGATTTGGGATGAATGTGAGGCTCAGCAAACAATTCGACATTGTAACAAAGCATTATACCTTTGGCCAGGCTATCCCTGCAGGTTTCAACAGGGCGGTAAGCACACTGGTGAAATATGTACAGCAGTTACGCCTGATCTTTGTTTCCAAAGAAGTGAAAGTAACAGAATCCCTGGGTGGATTTATGAGCATTGGCAACCTGTTCCCTTCAGAATGGGATTGGCAGAGCTTCTGGACGTTCACTGCCTTATTGAGCATTATCCTCGCCTTTATGAATATCCTGCCTATTCCGGCATTGGATGGCGGACACGTAGTATTCCTCACGTATGAGATGATCACCGGCCGCAAGCCAAGTGAGAAATTCATGGAGTACGCACAGATCGTAGGGATGGTGATCCTGTTCAGTTTGTTACTGTTCGCGAATGGATTGGATGTGTGGCGTTGGATCACTTCGAAATTTTAG
- a CDS encoding PHP domain-containing protein, giving the protein MDNYIIADNFSLLAKLMDIHGDNSFKAKSFANAAFQIEKLTVPLAETPHDAIFKIKGIGESTGKSVIEMLQTGRFGVLEDYIQKTPAGILEMMKIKGLGPKKIATIWKELEIESLGELLYACNENRLLLFKGFGQKTQDSIKQSIEFFLSNRERYLYAEVEAFAGEMEGILQQVFSPAKAAVSGNFRRQQPIIDELEFVVAVPIDQVAEKLKTVEGFTRLDNTDDAVIMQYKEHIKLKIYGVQPEHFATKLFVTTGSEAFLDQFFAHAGQASGGNEATEEAIFEKADLPYILPCLREGKGEVALAAANALPKLIETTDIRGIIHSHSQWSDGLQSLEEMAKAAKEQGFEYLVISDHSRSAFYANGLHPERIIAQHQQIDELNRQLAPFKIFKSIEADILNDGSLDYPDEVLASFDLVIASVHSNLKMTEEKAMARVLKAISNPYTTILGHMTGRLLLSRNGYPLNHEEIIDACVAHHVVIELNAHPRRLDIDWEWIPSAIKKGALLSIDPDAHTISGYHDIKYGTLAAQKGGLTKEKNLSSLTRDELESFLAQRKQQKGI; this is encoded by the coding sequence ATGGACAACTATATCATTGCAGATAACTTCTCCCTGCTCGCAAAGCTCATGGATATTCATGGCGATAACTCCTTTAAAGCCAAATCCTTCGCTAATGCAGCTTTCCAGATAGAAAAATTAACTGTTCCCCTGGCGGAAACACCGCATGACGCTATTTTCAAGATCAAAGGAATTGGTGAATCCACCGGGAAAAGTGTGATAGAAATGCTCCAGACCGGCAGATTCGGGGTATTGGAAGATTATATCCAGAAAACCCCGGCGGGCATCCTGGAAATGATGAAGATCAAAGGCCTCGGCCCAAAAAAGATCGCCACCATCTGGAAGGAGCTGGAAATAGAAAGCCTGGGGGAATTGCTCTATGCCTGCAACGAAAACCGCCTGCTCCTGTTCAAAGGGTTTGGACAAAAAACGCAGGACAGTATCAAACAAAGCATCGAGTTCTTTTTGTCTAACCGTGAACGTTATCTCTATGCAGAAGTAGAGGCTTTCGCGGGAGAAATGGAAGGCATACTGCAGCAGGTGTTCTCTCCTGCAAAAGCAGCTGTTTCAGGTAATTTCCGTCGTCAGCAACCCATTATCGATGAATTGGAGTTCGTAGTAGCCGTGCCTATAGACCAGGTGGCAGAAAAGCTTAAAACAGTGGAAGGGTTCACCCGGCTGGACAATACGGACGATGCCGTTATCATGCAATATAAAGAGCACATCAAACTTAAAATATACGGGGTACAACCGGAGCATTTTGCTACCAAACTTTTTGTTACCACAGGTTCGGAAGCTTTCCTGGACCAGTTTTTTGCGCACGCCGGCCAGGCATCCGGCGGAAACGAAGCTACGGAAGAAGCCATCTTTGAAAAAGCAGACCTTCCCTACATACTCCCCTGCCTGCGTGAAGGAAAAGGAGAAGTAGCGCTGGCCGCCGCTAATGCTTTGCCAAAACTCATAGAAACCACTGATATCAGGGGTATCATTCACTCCCACAGCCAATGGAGCGATGGCCTGCAGAGCCTGGAGGAAATGGCCAAAGCCGCCAAAGAACAAGGCTTTGAATACCTGGTGATCAGTGATCACTCCCGTTCCGCTTTTTACGCAAACGGCTTACATCCTGAAAGGATCATTGCCCAGCATCAACAGATAGATGAATTAAACCGTCAGCTGGCTCCCTTTAAGATATTTAAGAGTATTGAAGCAGATATCCTCAACGATGGCAGCCTGGATTATCCGGATGAGGTCCTTGCCAGCTTTGACCTGGTGATCGCTTCTGTGCATTCCAATCTTAAAATGACAGAAGAAAAAGCGATGGCGCGCGTGCTGAAAGCCATCTCAAATCCTTATACCACCATCCTCGGTCATATGACCGGCAGACTATTGCTGAGCAGGAACGGTTATCCACTTAATCATGAAGAGATCATCGATGCCTGCGTGGCCCATCATGTGGTGATAGAATTAAATGCGCATCCCCGCCGGCTGGATATAGATTGGGAATGGATCCCTTCTGCCATTAAAAAAGGCGCGCTGCTCTCCATCGACCCGGATGCCCATACTATCAGCGGATATCACGATATCAAATATGGTACACTGGCTGCTCAAAAAGGAGGTTTGACGAAAGAAAAGAACCTGAGCAGCTTAACACGGGATGAGCTGGAATCTTTCCTGGCACAACGTAAACAACAAAAAGGGATCTGA